In the genome of Candidatus Aegiribacteria sp., one region contains:
- a CDS encoding 4Fe-4S dicluster domain-containing protein → MKKIIIAENDPNFKYDIASQPGAESFMRCFTCGTCTASCPVAEVNEEYDPRKIIRMSILGMREEVLSSDILWMCSRCYTCAALCPQNVKFTDVISILRDMAVKEGYVQPERLDKALELDKVIQSIRCMIIENKLHPDENGKAEILKSLEDELDTKW, encoded by the coding sequence ATGAAAAAGATAATTATTGCTGAGAATGACCCGAACTTCAAATACGATATAGCTTCCCAGCCGGGAGCGGAATCCTTCATGCGCTGCTTCACGTGCGGAACCTGCACGGCTTCATGTCCGGTGGCTGAGGTAAATGAGGAGTACGATCCAAGAAAGATAATCAGAATGTCGATACTTGGAATGCGGGAAGAAGTTCTTTCATCGGACATCTTATGGATGTGTTCCCGTTGCTACACCTGTGCTGCCCTCTGTCCCCAGAACGTAAAATTCACGGATGTGATAAGCATCCTCCGTGATATGGCGGTTAAGGAAGGATACGTTCAGCCTGAGAGGCTCGATAAGGCCCTGGAACTTGATAAGGTTATTCAAAGCATCCGCTGCATGATCATCGAAAATAAGCTGCATCCGGATGAGAATGGCAAGGCAGAAATTCTTAAAAGCCTTGAGGATGAACTGGACACGAAATGGTAA